A section of the Spirosoma pollinicola genome encodes:
- a CDS encoding M48 family metallopeptidase — MRKVIIIMLSLAFAVTACEKVPLTGRKQLILVPNNDMLSMSFTQYKAFLDTSKVISTSNADAEMVSRVGDRIRRAVESYMNSNGYGKRLEGFKWEYHLVQSGQVNAWCMPGGKIVVYSGILPYTQNEAGLATVLGHEVSHAIAEHGNERMSEGLVANGLLQAGQVAAGIATSAKSPQTQALFQQAIGTGGPLMYQYFGALPHSRNQESEADHLGLIFMSMAGYDPAEAITFWQRMAKAGGGKAPAEFLSDHPSDERRIADLKKILPDAQKYYASARR; from the coding sequence ATGAGAAAAGTCATAATTATCATGTTGTCGCTCGCTTTTGCTGTTACAGCCTGCGAGAAAGTGCCTCTAACAGGACGGAAGCAACTGATTTTAGTTCCTAATAATGATATGCTTTCGATGAGTTTTACTCAGTACAAGGCGTTTTTGGATACCAGTAAAGTAATTAGCACCAGCAATGCAGATGCTGAGATGGTTAGCCGAGTTGGCGACCGTATTCGTCGGGCTGTTGAAAGTTATATGAATAGCAACGGATACGGCAAACGGCTCGAAGGTTTTAAATGGGAGTATCATTTAGTGCAGAGCGGCCAGGTAAATGCTTGGTGTATGCCTGGTGGGAAAATCGTTGTTTACTCTGGTATTTTGCCTTATACGCAGAATGAAGCTGGTCTTGCTACCGTACTGGGGCATGAAGTGTCACACGCTATTGCCGAGCACGGAAATGAGCGCATGAGCGAAGGGTTAGTGGCCAACGGCCTGTTACAAGCGGGACAAGTAGCGGCAGGTATTGCGACATCTGCTAAAAGCCCACAAACGCAGGCTTTATTTCAGCAGGCTATTGGAACAGGAGGACCGCTCATGTATCAGTATTTTGGGGCTCTTCCACACAGCAGAAACCAGGAATCGGAAGCTGATCACTTAGGTCTGATCTTTATGTCGATGGCTGGCTATGACCCTGCTGAAGCGATTACTTTTTGGCAACGCATGGCTAAAGCAGGGGGTGGAAAGGCTCCTGCCGAATTCCTGTCGGATCACCCATCCGACGAGCGCCGGATTGCCGATTTGAAAAAAATACTACCCGATGCGCAAAAGTATTATGCCAGCGCACGGCGGTAG
- a CDS encoding fumarylacetoacetate hydrolase family protein has protein sequence MKIICVGRNYVDHIKELNNEQPEDPVIFMKPETAIPLKNEPFFYPEFSSDVHHEVEILVKINRVGKNIDEKFAHKYYDEIGIGIDFTARDVQSKLKAKGLPWELAKGFNGSAPISGFVSKTDFPDLQNLNFHLDVNGETRQVGNTSLMLFKIDYLISFVSRYFLLQQGDILFTGTPKGVGPVHVGDKLTAFIEDKPMLTFDVK, from the coding sequence ATGAAAATTATTTGCGTTGGCCGAAATTACGTCGATCATATCAAGGAACTTAACAATGAGCAGCCGGAAGATCCCGTCATTTTCATGAAGCCAGAAACGGCTATTCCCCTAAAGAACGAGCCTTTTTTTTACCCCGAGTTCTCCAGCGACGTTCATCATGAAGTTGAAATTCTGGTAAAAATCAATCGGGTCGGGAAAAACATCGACGAGAAATTCGCGCATAAATATTACGACGAAATTGGCATTGGTATTGACTTCACGGCCCGCGATGTGCAAAGTAAATTAAAGGCAAAAGGATTACCGTGGGAGTTGGCAAAAGGGTTTAACGGCTCTGCACCTATCTCGGGCTTCGTATCCAAAACAGACTTCCCTGATTTACAGAACCTGAACTTTCACTTAGATGTGAACGGTGAAACCCGTCAAGTGGGAAACACAAGCCTGATGTTGTTCAAGATTGATTACCTGATTTCGTTTGTATCGCGGTACTTCCTGCTGCAACAGGGCGACATTTTGTTTACCGGAACGCCCAAAGGTGTGGGTCCTGTTCATGTTGGCGATAAACTGACAGCTTTCATTGAAGACAAACCTATGCTCACGTTTGACGTAAAATAA